From the genome of Clostridiisalibacter paucivorans DSM 22131, one region includes:
- the rplI gene encoding 50S ribosomal protein L9 — protein sequence MKVILIKDVKGLGKKGDVVKAKDGYARNYLLPKGLAKEATDGNIKVLKEQKTAKKIKEQEQLKKAKELSKKISEKEVKIKSKAGENGKLFGSITTKDIADALKKQHKIKIDKRKIVLDNNIKTLGVTIVEVKVYPQVSAKLKVHVMEQ from the coding sequence ATGAAGGTTATTTTAATAAAAGATGTAAAAGGACTTGGAAAAAAAGGAGATGTAGTAAAGGCTAAAGATGGATATGCAAGAAATTATTTATTGCCCAAAGGTTTAGCTAAAGAGGCTACAGATGGAAACATAAAAGTTCTAAAGGAACAAAAAACTGCTAAAAAGATAAAAGAACAGGAACAGTTAAAAAAGGCTAAGGAATTATCTAAAAAGATTTCTGAAAAAGAAGTTAAAATAAAGAGTAAAGCAGGAGAAAATGGAAAGCTGTTTGGGTCCATAACTACAAAGGACATAGCAGATGCATTGAAGAAGCAACATAAAATAAAAATAGATAAAAGAAAGATTGTACTAGATAATAATATAAAGACTTTAGGGGTTACTATAGTAGAGGTAAAGGTATATCCTCAAGTGAGTGCTAAGCTAAAAGTACATGTTATGGAGCAATAA